A genomic segment from Gemmatimonadaceae bacterium encodes:
- a CDS encoding RNA polymerase sigma factor, protein MGDRPSQRALYEANVDRIYRLAFRLAGDEELARDFTQEAFIRAFERLADFRGDSAFSTWLHAIAVSVALNGLRKVKRLRLRETVLEAAESLGTTPRHADPDLKDRLHRAIDALPEGYRTVFVLHDVEGYTHEEIGQMLGIQAGTSKAQLFRARGRLREALADFAGAWSA, encoded by the coding sequence ATGGGCGACCGTCCCTCCCAGCGCGCGCTCTATGAGGCGAATGTGGACCGGATCTACCGCCTGGCGTTTCGCCTCGCGGGAGACGAGGAACTCGCGCGCGACTTCACCCAGGAAGCCTTCATCCGCGCTTTCGAGCGGCTGGCGGACTTCCGGGGCGACTCGGCCTTCTCCACCTGGCTGCACGCCATCGCCGTCTCGGTGGCACTCAACGGCTTGCGGAAGGTCAAGCGGTTGCGCCTGCGGGAAACGGTCCTCGAAGCCGCCGAGTCGTTAGGCACGACGCCGCGCCACGCCGACCCGGACCTGAAGGACCGGCTGCACCGGGCCATCGATGCACTCCCCGAAGGCTACCGCACGGTGTTTGTCCTGCACGACGTGGAAGGCTACACACACGAAGAAATCGGCCAGATGCTCGGCATCCAGGCCGGCACCTCCAAGGCGCAGCTCTTTCGCGCCCGGGGTCGACTCCGCGAGGCGCTCGCGGATTTCGCAGGAGCATGGAGCGCATGA